The Oryza sativa Japonica Group chromosome 11, ASM3414082v1 DNA window tgcgtcagctagaggaaagctacactacaaacccagccgttgcccacgctggcttgtggtaagcacgataaattcttctagggtttcccgcgaaccggtccttaattgccatgggcacgactagcaaaaccatgcacccacatcCCACCATGAAGtcacattttagttggataattacgaccatgaagcatggccagatgtctcgagcacgcagctcattctgatactaaaaaggtctaatactgtaattatcccatcaactgagctagtgataattaagcatggctaagcatatagttctagctaggtcacataagtaacatgagctagtcgatttattacccaaggttgacaaaggacagatatcaagtaaatatggcacaagcaagcagataggtaatacccgtaTCCTatgtaattagcaagacatgcaattttatttgcaaacaataaaacatttgtaaattaggatcaaaatgctcaagaggaatgtgtgacttgccttgcttcttcacaaCAACCTTCCGAACTCTGATCCTCGTCAAaagcgatcttccgaaacgacgggaactacacgctggcacgcaaaacgaggaaaaactctaatgaAAACCAATGaaatagtacataaaaagtaaacaaacatgtagagctcaattttagatgaattttgcaagttgaatggctcaattcggagttctaatgaattagatatgaattttagaagttttgagccatttaaatgaatttctagaattattaacgaattattgcgcaattattatttatttttacaaaggaaaagatcatcgctgacgtcagtaaggggcggccggcgccgacatgcgggcgccaccggtcagcgacacaAGGGcgtcggtccaccgtggaccgggaccaccgaggcggtctaccgccggtccacgggaaccgacagcccggatcggcccaaagccgatcgggcggccacgAGGCGGCACAGCCAGGACACGGGCACGGCACAAAGCCGACCCGGTcgaacgacggcgcgcggcggcgcgcggccagaCGACCGtcggcgacggcagcgcgtCGCGGCAGCGGGCACgcggagcggcggaggaggggaaaaaggaggaggcggagggagaGCTTACCgagggctgcggcggcgagacAACCATAgggaggcgaccggcggcggaaaggatggcggtggctggcgcgggaggcggcgggaacGGCGTTCCGACGACGCCCGACCACAACGAAGCCACGGCCGAGGGCCGACAAGACCTTGACTTTGGAAAAGCGGCTCCCGTGGGGTTCTGGACGGAGTGGAGCGGCAGCTAGGGTGCGGTGGAGCGCGGCAACGCTGCGCGGCGACGGCTAGAGCGGCGAGAGgtggcggctggaggcggtatAGTTGAGGCGGCTCGGGTGGACAGTGGAGGTGGAATTTCGGTGCGAGATTGGGGAAAAGAGGTGTAGGACGGGGTGGAGCTCGGCGCGGCGAtgccgacggtggcgacggcacggcacggcggtggctgaagcggcgagaagcggcggctggagccggtggcggcggcggagagaggtggtgcgcgtggcTGCGGCGCTTCGAAGGtggagaggggaaatggagcggtgGACGGGGCGCGCACGGCGGCTGCGGTGTCGGGGAGGGTGACGGCGCAGTGCGGGGTGAACGGGAGCGGTGGCGCAGCGTGGCTGGAGttcggcggggagcggcggcgcgtgggctcCGGGGAGGATGTGGTTTCGGGCACGGGGAAgctcggggaggagggggaaacggaATAGGAGAGCACGAGGGTGCTTTATATTGGGCTCGGGGATGGAgatcgtggccgggagaggcgggaacgGCCGGCAAAGTGGGGAGGCATCGTGGGAAGATGGGGCATGAAACGGCGCCGAAAAttggggaaaagtgggggaagaggtggaggaggtggtggggaaCCGATTTTACTCGGTTTGGGCGcgagggcgcgagcgggagggcgccggatttGGCAGGACGTGGGCGGCAaccgccggccatggcggcttCGGCCTGGGAAGCCGAAGGTAGGAGGAGGGCCTGACGGGTGGGGtcgccgggcccacctgtcggggagggagagagggaggagaacccagggggttatttagactttgcgcgaggggaaggggaaacgggccgacggcccaagagaggagaggggaggccggccgaggaagagagagaggggcgcgggccgcgggagagaaagggggattGGGCCGGGAGCGGCCCaaaagggagagaggaggttTTTAATtcgtttttcattttatttaattgattcaatgaactttgtgccattaaaattacttcttgagctccgaaaattcacggaaaaatccggagagtgTTTTAGGGCataaagaatattacaaaatattctcggccaatgatttttaag harbors:
- the LOC107279461 gene encoding vegetative cell wall protein gp1-like is translated as MAGGCRPRPAKSGALPLAPSRPNRVKSVPHHLLHLFPHFSPIFGAVSCPIFPRCLPTLPAVPASPGHDLHPRAQYKAPSCSPIPFPPPPRASPCPKPHPPRSPRAAAPRRTPATLRHRSRSPRTAPSPSPTPQPPCAPRPPLHFPSPPSKRRSHAHHLSPPPPPAPAAASRRFSHRRAVPSPPSASPRRAPPRPTPLFPNLAPKFHLHCPPEPPQLYRLQPPPLAALAVAAQRCRAPPHPSCRSTPSRTPREPLFQSQGLVGPRPWLRCGRASSERRSRRLPRQPPPSFPPPVASLWLSRRRSPRV